One Microbacterium sp. No. 7 genomic window carries:
- a CDS encoding helix-turn-helix transcriptional regulator has product MSDEPALTSPLLDSHEVAVLLKVSESTLSRWRADEKGPPFLKLGGITRYRLDAVEAWLESLSHERP; this is encoded by the coding sequence ATGAGCGACGAGCCAGCCCTGACCTCGCCGCTCCTCGATAGTCACGAGGTGGCCGTGCTCCTCAAGGTATCGGAGTCAACGCTGTCGCGGTGGCGGGCAGATGAGAAGGGGCCGCCGTTCCTCAAGTTGGGAGGCATCACCCGGTATCGGCTCGACGCAGTCGAAGCCTGGTTGGAGTCGCTGAGCCATGAGCGGCCCTGA